Within Crassostrea angulata isolate pt1a10 chromosome 2, ASM2561291v2, whole genome shotgun sequence, the genomic segment CTgtagaatttttgaaactttttgaaaattgtgtTAACCTTACCATTGATGCAACACTTCTGCAAGATTGTGATTTTTTGGGTagtttcaaaaatttgaaatgtttggATATCAGGGGTTCCAAAAACGAAAATATTTGCAATGAAAACATTGTTAAAAATTTATCTAAGTGCAGATCTATGGAGAAACTCTTCATTAGCAGTTTGCCAAACTTGAGTGATGATGGTCTGTTGTCATTATCTAAGGAGATGGGGGGAACACTGAAGTATTTACAAATTCGTAACTCTGCAGAGATCAGGCCAGAAACTTTTCaggttttgatgaaaaatataaagTGTATTAAGGCCATCAGTGTGACTCCTTCTGGAGATTATGAAAAGTGGGCAAAAGTTCTAAATGAAAATGCTGTAAGGTGCAGTTTTGGGCATGAAATTCTTGATTTTGGTCCAAAGCGATATCTTGTATATGACAGAATGTTTTACTCTCTGTTGCCCTAAATGATTGTTAAAGATTGTCTGTGGAAGTTGAAGTGTGATTTAACATGCCCTTAAGTGGGCTTTTTCAGTCGCTGTATGTGAATATGTATGcgatattctttattttttaaatgctaattAAGCCAATATGTGATTTGTTTTTCCATAATATTGATCTCAggtggtttttaaaaaatatatttatgtttataagCATCAAGAAGATGATTGTTTCGAATAATACACttattatatgttttttatataataaaacagttttttacATGAATAAGATATGCAGtgctttattttaaaagaatacgtACACTTCGGTTTGTTCCATTAATTAATCCAATGGGCGAAAATGATTCAGAAACAATTTCTAACACAACGTTTCTATACCAAAATTTCATTGCCAAACTGATTTCTTTGACATATATATGGTTAATTTTAAGTACCGGTACATGCAGATTTTAGGTGATAGCCAACTGTCGTGTAAGTAATTGTCTCTTTAACTGTCCTTCTGCATCATTTTCAAACATTGGAATAATTAAAGGAACCTGCTGAGGGTCATTGTCAAAATGCTCATCAAGTTCGTCTTGGTTCAGGatacaaatgttatgtaggATGCAAGCTGTTATAATAGCCTTGACAACATAAGAAATGTCATTCATTTCAACAAATTGGAGACGCCGAAATCTGCCTTTTAATATGCCGAATGAATTTTCGATGATTACTCTGGTACTTGATAAAATCTGGTTGAACTTAATTTGATCCCTAGTAAGGTTTCCTCTATTTCTGTATGGAGTAATCAGCCACCGCTTGCACGGATATGCCCTATCACCTAACAAATGGCACTGACCACAAAGAATTGGGCCTCTTTGCCTCAATGgagaattttgaaaaacacGAGCATCATGCACTCGTCCTGGCCATCCACAGAAAATGTCTGTAATTCTTTTATCTCCTCTGCACACTGCTTGAAGAATGACAGAGTGAAATTTTTTCctattaaaataatcatttgaATGTCCACTATGGGGTTTTATGCGTATATGTGTAGAGTCGATTGCTCCAATCACACCAGGGAATTCAGATACATTAAATCGATCTGCAATTGACCGAATTGTTTCTTGTGATCCTATGTACCACAGCATCATCAGTAAATCtttttcatgtgaaatttgAGGTCGTCCAGCAGCTGGTTCTCTTAGTAGTAGTTCTGGAATATGCTGAATATTTTCCAATATAGCTTCGATTGTAGTTTTTGAAACACGAAAGAAGGTCTTGAATGTGTCTAAGGAATATCTTGAAACAACATCTTGCACAAAGCGTTCCACTTTATATCGTTTTCTTTGCTCCTGTCTGAAAACaaagttattaattaattaaattttaataaattcttGCATATTGATAGATTGTTGAATATCTTCAAATAATATTTGTAGGAATTAGCAGAAATGTAATTTAACATTAGGTGCTAAGATGACAAGCCTTAATAAAGTTATGACATAGAAGTACAGGCATGTAGCATCAGGGGAAATCAGTGAAATTTAAGTTATAGGTaaacttgcccccccccccccctcggattaggattttaagatttttggatgacgatgcccccccccccgactttcaaaaacgatgtacGTGCCtgaattatttataattcaaaTCAGATAAAGATAAGGTGATTCATAATATTGTGTATGTTATCTTATtccttgtattttttaaatgtagacTACCTATGAAAGCATTAGCAATCGCTATAATGTGTGAATAAAAAGCATATAACATTACTAAGTCCCTTACATATCACTGCATGCTGCAAATAGTGTAACAAATGAAAATTCTTCATCTGGCAAGTCAAAGTCTTCATCCTCAGTCAGTATAATTATTGCAGCGCTAACTAAACATCGTTTCGACGCCATATTGAATCAGAAGATCACTGTTCGATTTAGCAAGAGAAACCGGAAGTTGAAAGATGACATTTTCCTCTTCTAGGAGGTGCAAATCGAACCGGCCTACTGTTATGACAcatgcaaaggctgtgtgttcgaatctcgccggagccaagatttgttctttctctctatttccttctctccattttttttttgactttctaactaagatattcaaaataaaggggttgttggactgaagtacaagttgaaaacactcgtacattaagattttgacaaaaacattctttaattattagggtcttccgtcttcagcggatgactcttctattattctattgtttctttttcacttttctattattaaggtcttccgtttccaacggaagaccttattgtcttttttccctattcttctatattattatttttttttcttacaaattttgtgcacgcaagatctcgaaaactactcaattgatttttatgaaacttgtcgATCTAATAGATGACGATGTGAAccgtattgcaaattttttttattgatgacgtcacttcagGTTTTAGATATAGTCGTTTTGTCGATTTTCAGACAGGTATTTTTTTGGCAGTACTCCTTTTAAACTATAGCAGACAtatacttaaaattttcagagatggtagACGGAAGATTGAAATTGTGCATaaaggtttaaaatcatttcgatcgcaaaaagcgccgaagctcgcctggacccaaaaattgagattaaacaaatatcataatttttttctggttttctttgtttatctcttttctgaataatatttttttaaaacatataatgttaatttttttttatatttataagaccttttatttgatatcaagacaaaggggctggcccctcaaattaggggaccaaagggctctcaagtctttcatctatagcccctttactgagatatattttgtgaaagattatagaagcaaatatgtttatcttacagttatgtatccaagcagtgtcatgattttataatgtgttatgtaattaaggtttttaaggggtcaaaaatccaaaactttgatcaccgatatctcagaaaggaaaaatatattttgaaatgcagtatagaagaaaagatactcaaaatgatCTACTAAACAATATGgattcttcaaaatttcgttaaacgaccccaataaggagataagggatcggcccctaaaacgctctatctgagatatctcaagaatggtaacaaatttctatacacttgttgaacaaaatatctttaaaagtaaatgacttttcatttgatacGAGGAAAAAGAGGCTGCCCCTCGAATTAGAGATCTAAATGTTTTCAACCAAAGCTCAtacatctaaaacaaaatagtatctggcccttagaatgtagacttTTGTCTTATATGTTAAATCACGTTTAGCCGTTAAATAGCAAAACCAAggtcgtacatgtatttcatgttcTAAAAcacacggaagacctcctcgttgctcgcagcgagatcgtgtctagtttcattttaatatttgcatcCTCTACAAAGATAATAAAAGGATACTGCGAATAATTGTATTTCAAATTCGTCAAATAGACAATCCATGCTATTCAATCCGTTTATTTGATGccttaagatttattttttttattggattaattgttttgttaatgtgacatttttttttctgtcatgtCACCATGTGGCGTTTTTTCCTATCGAAAAGATATGCTGTCTAAAAACTGATACATAAAAGGTTAAGGACCAGAAAGAGAACGGTAAGGCTAATTGCACTGGAACTCCGCACTTTTGTGTTTGGCTAGCTTTGCTGTAACCCTGTACAAAAGTGAAGATGTTGGTAAAACAGTGTTGATTTCTGCACTTTGGTATcgattttataaacaatataacATCGGAATATTCGTCATGAAACCTCAGTACGTTATCGAGTTGTTGCCTCGGAATTCCGAAACTCGGTATACACTGAAATACTATGTGCTGGTGTTTATACACATCCTcttgattttttcatttgtttcagAGTTTTTATTCATGGTTTACTTGAgcgaataaaacaaattgttctGAATTCAACTTTTCAGTTCTATGAGTATTGATATTACAATTAACAATGCCAAATACTTTCGAGAATGTTGGGTGGTATTTCAATACAAAGCCGATATGCAGCCTACTGGGGTAACCTTAGCTTCACCCAAGCATAAACGTTAATTGTGAAACTTGTATTAGAACTTTATAGTgcccagaaaaaaaatatgaacgcATGCATTCACAACAAGAACAAAACAAGCTTTCCAACCGCTCTTCAATACTCAAGGCACGTTACTTCAAATCTTTTCGTCCAATGTAATATCTTCGGGTGAATGAAATACCTAATTCTGGGTAGCATGAATACAACTCTCGGTCTTATAGAATTGGTGTGCAGCGATTAGAAGAATAATAgaagaacaatagaaattgacaGCTTATATAGCTGTAGACgaagttaaattaaaaaaatattcattatgaaTTCATTTCAGtttaacaattgtttctgcaacatacagaacttatttgtttcttaaacataggtaatcacagattacaaagctcatcgagacgagacatcacccttttgagaccacctttatcatattaaatgaatatcatactttatgatcttggatattcatggattctgttttgacacaatatcgtatatcatctgttaaaaaattgtatgattaacatatgttcaatacaataatataa encodes:
- the LOC128174927 gene encoding putative nuclease HARBI1, which encodes MASKRCLVSAAIIILTEDEDFDLPDEEFSFVTLFAACSDIQEQRKRYKVERFVQDVVSRYSLDTFKTFFRVSKTTIEAILENIQHIPELLLREPAAGRPQISHEKDLLMMLWYIGSQETIRSIADRFNVSEFPGVIGAIDSTHIRIKPHSGHSNDYFNRKKFHSVILQAVCRGDKRITDIFCGWPGRVHDARVFQNSPLRQRGPILCGQCHLLGDRAYPCKRWLITPYRNRGNLTRDQIKFNQILSSTRVIIENSFGILKGRFRRLQFVEMNDISYVVKAIITACILHNICILNQDELDEHFDNDPQQVPLIIPMFENDAEGQLKRQLLTRQLAIT